tgtagcaactccagctttccttcattgtctaagtgcttatgttttaacaaaatcttagccaatcttttaaaactcagtagagctaagcactaacactactcttcctccaccatgacttagggagtttttcttttcctatctccttctttgcttttattacacttgtccgattctatttgatgatttaattgtttttaatcttttaattgtgctacattgaggacaatgtgttgtttaagtatgggggggagtgttctttggttttgctagttttgttggttttgttaatttgttaatgttgttagtttcgtcggattgttagtttaatattttgggtcaattttgtgtgcatgtacgactttgcatgtttttctttgaattataggatatgttcaagaaatgggtaattgttttgaaaataaaagtttttggcattttgtgacttgaaatccttgattcttctctacatgtcatgatagttttgaaagctcaatttgaaagtgatgagtttacctttgtgagaatttgagccatccatcatcataatcatttggtgtgttttgccccattgattgcttgcacaatagccttggcttgattcttgttgatgcgtcctaattcacatgcatatttggaaatgattgaggcaattttgttcttataagcttctagccaaatggacttaccttgaattaattcctttgatagccgttttgagccttgtttccctttccttgttttgaagctcactacaagccttaagtgaaaaaccatgatatcaccatatccttaaggaattttggagctttggaattgttttgggaataagtgtgggggggtttttgtttcattggataacttgttttgttggctatacTTCATGGTGTATTTTGGGCCacacttgatgtacattgtatattggttaaatgaatGAAATGCTGTTTCTCAAAGGATAtagagtaattaaaaaaaaaagaaaagaaaaaatcgaaaatgaaaaagaaaagcaataaagttgagtgaataagatcttaaatggcaaaagaatgatgagactcttggttctactctttatgtttaaattttatctttacttctttttattttcttattttttttcttattatgcacttattccccattgctcctctattcctttgggatttagccacttattccatattttttcataccttgtccttggccctattacaaccttaaaagaccttttgattctcatgtgcttgtgtttatgggttgattgtcaattttagaatcttgccaagtttatgtggtgtttgttttcttgggtgctttgagggtaaatagtagcctagacacttgagagatagagtgtatatcttgtgaggctttatcacttttcattcttgagctgattaactattttgccatgattgggttgcttggatgattttcatcaatgtcttgacttttcggatctccttatgttagatgttacccattactttcattccttgatgttcattgagaaatatgtgaatgttttcgtttgtctctttgatatccttggtttttgttctttgtttcattttgcccaggagtgcaaaaggctaagtatggggggttttgatgtgccatcattttcttctattttctaaaccctttttgcaccattttaattactgattggtcttaattgtcaattaattaggcagttttattatttgggcccatttagctaatttgatgtttttaatttaatttcaggaattaatgaaacattgggcttaatccgaattttggttgtggacttgaagagggcaaataaagcagcgcttaccttagttaatttctaattaggaaatttcacaattttattttatgttgttcagtgtttatttcgttttgggccagagtattgtaatagggcccagtgactttgagtgactctttctaaatagcagccttgggattcgtgcaaggcattctgctatgctattttattattcagagcttttgttttaggtttctacgtttttctgttctaaggctactgttttcattcttaatgcaattttccgttttctgcttctaattacaatttcgctcttgcttcttcttctactttcatttacgtttctgtctcatttatgtttctgttcatttacgtttctattcatttacgtttctgcttcatgtttcgtttgtgttttctgtttgaatccatggaaggctagattttctggtgttgtttccttttgaggacgaagcccaactctctttgaggtttcgcttgtaatgtggtttcctggcagttttcccttcaccagttatcccaaattcgtgaatattaatcagtgcacgcttcgtgttcgattaattgcctctgagcctaacttgcgttcatgcttaatggacgaagggctaactggtgtatgtggtgcctaatcacgtattgaccaCCCTAAGATGATTTTctcttagtaaattgaaatagggttggattaagtggttgactgttagggacgaattctccataacccaggataagagaatggcttctgaatcagaggaaacaacccgtttttaatattagtagtttcgtattccagtttacttgttctgctctttaatcacaaaacaaacaccccccccAATCGTCACTgctactgcaagtatattatgaacatttggtttgtcactgctcgttgggaaacgacctaggatcatttcctagttactgcattttcatgtttatttgattcgggtacggcctcgattagtgtgtgtgtgtttttctgtgtgtgcgtgtgtgtgttttagtgtgtgtgtgtgtgtttctgtgtgtgcgtgtgtgggtgtgtggctgagtatgtgtgtgtgtgtgtttctgtcagtgtgtgtgtttctgtgtgtgtgtgagtgtaTGTGTTTCAgtcagtgtgtgtgtgtgtgtttctgtcagtgtgtttctgtgtgtgtgtgtgtgtgtgtgtgtgtttcagtcagtttgtgtgtgtgtgtgtttctgcgtgtgtgtgtttctatcagtgtgtgtgtgtgtgtgtttctatgtgtgtgtgtgtgtgtgtttcagtcagtgtgtgtgtgtgtgtgtttctgtgtgcgtgtgtgtctgtgtgtgtatgtgtttctgtgtgtgtgtgtgtgtgggtgtgtggctgtgtatgtgtgtgtgtgtgtgtttctgtgtgtgtgtgtgtgtttctgtgtgtgtatgtgtttctctctgtgtgtgtgtgggtgtgtggctgtgtatgtgtgtgtgtgtgtgttgaagaTGCACACAAAGCGATGCAGTGTTAAAAGGGTCCAGAAGTTAGAAGCTGAGCTTAACAAGCTTGAATCTGAAGCTGAACTAGCGAGTCTGAAAATCAATTTTGGTAAGAGTAGATTCGGAGCTGTCGGGATTTTTGATCAATGGAAGCATGATGCAGCAAAGTACTTGAACTGCAACTGCTTAACTCTTCTTTTTGTGTATCTTGGCATACCTATAGGGGCTATTAATGCAACAAAATGGTGAGCTGTGGACCAGAGTTTTGAATTCCAAATATGGTGGATGGAGGAACCTTGAAGAAACAGGAAATTcagcaaaacaatgtgtttgGTGGAGGGATGTATAACAAGCTTTCAATCAATCTCAACAGGGACTggttattcaaaataacatgAGGTGGAAGGTGGGGGATGGAGAGAAATTTAGATTCTGGACAGATAAGTGGATTAATCAAGAGGAGTCACTAGCAGAAAGGTACCCCAGGCTGTTTATTATATCCTCACAGCAGAATCACACCATTAGGCAGTTGGGAACTCAAAATGACACGGGCTAGGAATGGAATTTTTCATGGAGAAGACTGCTTTTTGACAATGAAATTGATATTGGCATCAGTTTCCTTAGGGAGGTACAAGGACAAagcatacaacaacaacaaattgacATTTGGGAGTAGATAGAAGATTCATCAGGGATTTACACAACTCGCAGCGCCTACAATCTGATATGGGAGGAAATTGCTGGTGGCTAGAAGGAGGATTGGAGTATAGAACTATGGAAGACAAAGATACCTAGCAAAATTGCGGTATTCGCTTGGAGATTATTTAGGGGCAGACTGCCCACAAAGCAGAATCTGCGAAAAAGGAACATACAGATCACCTATTTATTCATTGCATCAAAATCCAACCAATTTGGTGGGAATCAATGTCATGGATGAATATCAAAGGCGCTTTCCCCTTCAGCCCGAAACAACACTTCATGCAGCACATTTCTATCCAGATGGAAGGATTAAGGGCTAAGCGATGGAGGTATTGGTGGCTACCAGTAACATGGTCTATATGGAAGCTCagaaacaaaattttgtttgCAAATGCAGAATTTGATACTAATCGGCTTTTTGAAGATGCTATCTTTATAATTTGGACTTGGCTTAGACAATTTGAGAAGGACTTCACAATCCACTATAATCAGTGGTCAAGTAATATTAGACAaggctttttgtttttgtagagggaGTGCACATAGTTTCAGAAATACTTGTACACTACACAAGTAGACCTATTAGACTACTTATGTACTACATATAATAGTCCATACCTTTGTAATTAGTACCTCTCGTACTTTATttcaatacaaattataattttgctgataaaaaaaacataatacaaGACAGAGAGAACGgcaatggcagtcacaacatatatatacaaaacGCATGAACatatcagtccaatgaaagaaaggtcatgtagacaggcatagcataagttacaaatataccagtaatgcatacaacaacaatttcaaattagttttcgaatcaaacatataaatacCTGAGTTCGAGGCTTCAAAGATATAATCAAAGCGCTTCCACAGCAACGCCAAttagcagtagtaaatgataaccctaaaaaaaaccatacagaaattagccacagtgtatttaaagccttttatcaaCAATATGAGAGCTGTCCAGTATTCAAATAGAGAAGAACCATAATGATAATGGGTTTAGCTTTTTCTGTGAGTAATGGAGAAGGAAAACTTGTCTACAATAGTACTAGTAGTTGTTTCATTTGCAGACTGCACAAATCATAAATGATAAGGGGATCCACAAAATTCAGAAGAAGCTCAATGAAGTGGAGGATTTAGCATCTAATAGAAGCCTATTTGATGATGAGATAAAGTCTAAGAGAGAATTACAGCAAGAATTGTGGGAGGCCTCAACAACTTATGAATCTTTATTAAGGCAGAAATCTAGAGCTAAATGGCTAAAAGAAGGGGACAACAACTCAACTTATTTCCATAAAGTCATCAATTTCAGAAGACATTATAATGGTCTTCAAGGATTTCTCATTCAGGGTGAATGGATTCAGAACCCCAATGATGTTGAGAAGGAGGCTATGAATTTTTCCATCAACAGATTTACTGAGCAGCAGTTTTGTAGACCCACTCTTGATGGAGTGCAATTCTTTTCAATAAACCAGGAGCAGAGGGAGTTTTTGGATGTTCCTTTTTCGGATTTGGAGATGAAAGAAGTAGTGTGGAGTTGTGATGGGGACAAATGTCCTGGACCTGATGGCTTCAACTTCAAATTCATTAAAGAATTTTGGGAAAAGATGAAAACTGACTTCAGAAGATTTGTAGATGAATTCCATGTGCATGGCAGCTTCCCTAGAGGCAGTAATGCTTCTTTGATAGCTCCAATTCCCAAAACCAAACACTCCCAGTCATTTGATGACTACAgaccaatctccttgattggatGTATGTACAAGGTGATAGCTAAGTTATTAGCAAATAGATTGAGACAAGTGATATCTGGTCTGGATATCAGCTTGCCTCCACTCAGCATCTATATCAATTTTGATTAATGGCAGCCCTTCTAAGGAATTTCTCCCTACAAGGGGTTTGAGACAAGGGGATCCCCTAGGTCCCTTACTATTCAATATTGTAGGTGAAGGTATTACTGGTATGATGAGACAAGCAGTCCACAAAAACCTCTATAAAAGCTTCTTGGTTGGAAACAAAAAGGAGCCTATCAACATTTTGCAGTATGCTGATGATACTGTCTTTGTAGGAGAGGCTGTGTGGGAGAATATTCATGTTATAAAGGCCTTATTAAGAGGATATGAATTAGCTTCTGGTTTAAAGATTAACTTTGCTAAAAGTCAGTTTGGGATAATAGGGGGTGGAGTCAATTGGTCTTTGGAAGCAGCCAATATTTTGCACTGTCGACAGCTGGAATAGCCTTTCCTCTATTTAGGCTTACCTATTGGGGCTAATCCTTCTAGCCAGCTGGTGTGGGAGCCTCTCATTTCTAAATTCAAGTCTAAATTAGCCAAATGGGCTCAAAGAGATATATCCATGGCTGGGAAGATCACCCTTATCAATTCTGTCCTTAATTCCCTCCCAATTTatctcctttccttttttaaaattcctCAGAGGGTAGTAAAAAAGCTGATATCCCTCCAAAGAAATTTTTTGTGGGGTGGGGACAatgaccacaaaaaaattccttGGGTCAAATGGGATGATATTTGTTTGCCTAAGACTGAGGGGGCCTGGGGATAAAGGATATCTCTAAATTCAATTTAGCTCTGATGGGAAGTTGGATATGGGCTTTTGCATCTGAGCAACACCAACTCTGGGTCAGAATTTTAACTTCAAAATATGGTGGTTGGTCAGAATTCCAAAATGGTAGTGACAAAAGGGGCTTTTCCCACTGGTGGAGAGACATTAGAAATTTGTATCACCAGTCGGATTGTGGtatctttaaagacaacttggCTTGGAAGGTTGGGAGTGGGAAGAATATTAAATTCTGGACTGATAACTGGCTAGGGGAACAACACACCCTGCAGCAAAAGTATAATCAACTTTTCCTCATAACTAGACAGCAAAAGGACCACATCTCTCAAATGGGacattttaatcataataactGGAGGTGGGACATGAGGTGGAGGAGGAATCTCTTTGATCATGAAAGCCATTTGGCTGTGCAGTTTATGGAGGAAATCAGTTCTGTTCCTATTCAAAGACAGGTGAATGATAATATGTTGTGGTTGGTTGAATCTAATGGTCAATATACTACTAGATCAGCTTATAGCTTATGCATGAACACCACTTTAGTATATTCTGATGGCAACATTTTTAAGACTATATGGCAGTTGAAAATTCCCCCTCGGACTGTGATCTTCTGTTGGAGACTACTTAAAAATAGACTACCTACCAAGGTCAACCTTTTAAGAAGAAATGCTATTACTCAGGAAGACACCTGTTCCTTATGTGGCTGTGTGCAGGAGGATGTATGTCATTTGTTTTTCAACTGTAAGCTGACAAATGGCCTGTGGTGGGAATCTATGCGCTGGGTTCGGGTAGTAGGTCCCCTTTCCATTACCCCAGTTCACCATTTTTATCAGTTCTGTGATGGGTTTGGGGCAAATGTGAACCACAGTACAAGATGTGGGTGGTGGGTTGCATTAACTAGCTCTATATGGCAGCATAGGAATCATTTGATTTTCCAAGGAAAACCTTTTGATCCCTGTAAAGTCATGGATCATGCTATTTTCTTAGCTTGGTCATGGTTAAAGGCTAAGGATAAAAAGTTTAGTACTACCTTCCACTACTGGTCCTCTAATATTTCCAATTTCCTTGCCTAGTTGGGGTTGGATCTGGCTGTTATTTGGCTTTTGTGATGGTCTTGTTGGAGGGTAGCACCTTGGTTCtttgtatttataatctctggtaccactggtactggtttttttattaataatatatatattttcaaccttccaaaaaaaaagtgatatctagtcctatttatactaatattCTAGATCAATTACTAGTGTGATACTATGAATTAATGCACACTGAAGCCCAATATCACTCCTAACATAACACTACTATCTTGGATGCCAAATTATTTTGGAAACTGGAAATGAACAATAAATTGGATgacaatttttctttcaaagggCTTGCATGCTCAAGGATCATGATCAAGCTAGATCCTGGATTTGAACATTCATAGTTCATCCTAATCTCCTTTAAATTTTGATCTGATGTACTAAGCCTTTACTGTTACTATTGTCTATGTATTTaaacttttagaaatttttggGTCTGTCATTATCTACGGTCATTAAATGTTTGCGAATAAAATGGTAAATTAGACCTGATAAATTCCAACTGGTAACTGAATCTGCACAAAAGGTTATTATGCCTTGAAAAATTCTCAGATTGATGTATGCAATATTTTGCTTTCCTCTAGGACTTGGTTCAAAGTGACAGGGATGATCCTAGCCTACCACTGGTTACTGTACCTTAAAGAAAATTCCCTGGGTAAAATGGGAAGCTATTTGCTTACCTAAGGAGGAAGGTGGTTTGGGGATTAAAGAAATATCTAAATTTAATGAAGCTTTGCTGGGTAAATGGAGGCAGCACCAGAGGTGCTTTGTATTATCTTTTCATTCAGTACCACTTGTACTGTTTTTGTTTAtctcaataatatattatacattATGCAGTAATAAGGACTCTTTGTGGTGGAGGGATCTAAAGATAATTTTTCAGAATACACAACAGGGtgagaagataaaaaaaggGATCTCGTGGAAGGTGGGGAGAGGGGACAGGTTCAAATTCTGGGAAGATGAGTGGATACAAGGTGAGGTCTCATTAATCACAAAGTATCCCAGGCTGTTTGTAATCTCTCTACAGCAGAACAACTCAATCCAACAGATGGGAGGCTTCAAGGATAATGAATGGGAGTGGAACTTGTCATGGAGGAGGCCATTGTTTGATAATGAACAACAGCAGAACAACTCTATTTTAGTCTGACTTGGAACCAGATTATGGCCATCCAACTACATGTATTtcaagtacctctggtactttttatatatatgaatataattatctttgctgataaaaaaaaattatgccttccaaaaaaaaagtacaaaaaaaataaaaaagtaaatacagTAGGGAGGCAGAGATATAAAGGTTGCCAACCTGACTGTCTGATCTCTGTGTACTCCAACAAGTAGAAAATCTCCAAGATCCCTAGCAAGCCTCAATATCTATATAACCTAAAGGTCAGTTAATACAATATCAAGCCACACATCCATTTAAACAATCTAAATGGTAGTAGCAGCATAGAAGTCAATTATTGCAAGAGCCTAGTATAATTTATCATGTCTCACCCTCCCAAAATAACCCAAGATTTATTTTCTATAGCCAGATATAATAGGAAAATGGCAATAgattattgaataaaaacaaCATAAGCAGAAATCAAGATGCAGATGGATCAAAGAGGGGGACAGCAACACATCCTATTTTCATAGAGTTATTAATTTGAGGACGAGGAGAAATGCTTTGAGGGGGTTGCAGATTCGTGACACCTGGGTGGAAAATCCTAACATTATAAAGGCTGAAACCCTTCATCATTTTCAGATAAGCAGTTCACTTCAGGATATGTTATTGTAAAACAGTTACAAGCATAATAACTAAATGCAATACAAGAATATGAGAACTGACGAACCCAGTTACTTTGAATAGGTAACTGTTTTTAATATCAACAGTTACCTATTTTTATAGTCCAAAACAGTTATCAACAGTTACCTATTTTAATCCCACATCGTAACATAACTAAATGCAATAACCTATTTTAATATCAACAGTTAACTATTTAAAACAGTTACAAGCATAATTTGCAATAACAGGATATGAGTAGAAACTGCCAATACGAGGCAAGTGAATAGTTTATAAATAGTCTGGAAGCATTCAACAATTAAgcgaataaaatagaaaagagagCAAGCAACACAGTTCCTTAAATCCACTTGGGTAAAAACATTATCTATACTTAAGCATTACTTgctcaagaaacaaaaaatatgtta
This genomic interval from Glycine max cultivar Williams 82 chromosome 5, Glycine_max_v4.0, whole genome shotgun sequence contains the following:
- the LOC102660955 gene encoding uncharacterized protein, translated to MGSWIWAFASEQHQLWVRILTSKYGGWSEFQNGSDKRGFSHWWRDIRNLYHQSDCGIFKDNLAWKVGSGKNIKFWTDNWLGEQHTLQQKYNQLFLITRQQKDHISQMGHFNHNNWRWDMRWRRNLFDHESHLAVQFMEEISSVPIQRQVNDNMLWLVESNGQYTTRSAYSLCMNTTLVYSDGNIFKTIWQLKIPPRTVIFCWRLLKNRLPTKVNLLRRNAITQEDTCSLCGCVQEDVCHLFFNCKLTNGLWWESMRWVRVVGPLSITPVHHFYQFCDGFGANVNHSTRCGWWVALTSSIWQHRNHLIFQGKPFDPCKVMDHAIFLAWSWLKAKDKKFSTTFHYWSSNISNFLA